GCCTCTTCTGTGCTATCTTCTTCTTGGCAGTCATGTCTTCCTCCTTGGTAAGATGGTTTGGTGATGAAAACACCTTAACCGAAGAGAAAACTGACTGCCACTTTTTCCAGCTATCTGTACGGAGAGATTCTAACTTTTACATCTTATTCAACATCCTCAAGCTGATTTCAGTCACGGCATTTGCCCTACGTGCATGAAAAAGCTGTATCCGGAATTTGTAAAAAAAAGCTCCTAACAACCGCATCAACTCGGACTGGCAATTCCGCTACGCTCCATTGCCAGCCGGTTATGCGGAGCGTTTCAATGACGGAGCGGAGAGTGAGGGGATCGAATCCGCGATCCACCTCGATGATAAGGTTCCTGCCCGGATGAATACGGATTCCGGACTCGGTCCCGGTCACTCCCTCTGGAAGCAGCTGCAGAAACCCCCCGGCACGGAGTGGTTGTCCCCGGAATCTGCGTCGCCAGGCATGGAACTGACGCAGCCTGATCTGTCTGTCCCGGCAAAAGTCGGCAATGTTCAGGCCCCTTGTTGTCTGGTCCTCGATGATGGTGCGCCAATGGGCTCGCCGTTCCTCTTTGGTCATTGTGTCTTCCCTCCCGTAAAAGAAATCTTTCTTTCCGGAAGGCTATAACTCAGAATATGTCCACGGGGAGCCAATTCGGCTAAAGGGGAAATCTCTTGACCCTCGCAGGGAAGTCAAATAAATATAACGCGGCAGTTGCAACAAAACTGATTTGCATCAGTTGACTTTTTTCTGGATTCAGTCGGAGACGGCCATGAAGATGAAACATGATGAGTATCCAAACATATACAAGGGTATAGCGCTCATTGCCGATCCAATCTATGATTACATCGTTTTTACAGTGCCATATTCTGATGGTTCGTTCGAAAAAACGGAAAAAGATTTGATCGATTCACCCTGGGTTCAGCGCCTGCGGCGTATCTATCAGCTCCAAAGTGCCCGCTGGGTCTATCCATCGGCGGAACATACCCGGTTCCAGCATTCTCTCGGGACCATGCACAACGCAGGTGAGTTTGGGAAAAAATTATACGGCAGCCTCAAGGGTGTCTGTAAGGATACGCCGTCTTTTCATTATATCGAAGAATTGCTCCGCATTGCGGGACTCCTTCATGACGTCGGCCATGGGCCATACGGCCATTTCTTCGATGACCACTTTCTTGCCCGGTATGATTTGACCCATGAGGATATCAGCCAGCACATTATCGTAAGAAAACTTGGAACCCTCATACGCGGCGTGGTCAGGAGTCCCTCGGGACCGTTCAGTCCGGGTGAGGTGCTTGACCCAAAACAGGTCGCCTTCCTGATTCGCGCTCCGAAGGATGATCAGAAGGGATGGCCGAGATGGCTCGTTCTGCTCCGACAATTGTTCACGGGAATCTACACGGTGGATAACCTGGATTACGTACAGCGCGATGCTTATATGACGGGTTTTTCTCTCGACCTGGTCGATACAAAACGCCTCCTGCACTACACTTTTTACTCCTCCGATGGCCTCACCCTTCATCAAGGAGGGATTTCGGCTCTAAACCGCTTTTTGAACGCCCGATTGAATCTTTACACAAACGTCTATTTTCACCGGACCACCCGTGCCCTGGACCTGCACCTTCAGGAAATTTTTCTGGAGACGATGGGCCTGATTCTTTCCGGGAACCCGTTGTCGGATATGGATCGTTATCTGGCCTGTGATGAGTGGTTTTTGTTCCATGAAACACGGAATTGGTTGAACGACGCCGATATCAAGAAAAAGCGCCTGGGGCGGGAATGGAAGAAACTGTTCCAGCGGGAGGTGAAATGGAAAATGTCTTTTTCGACGGAAATTTCAATCGATAAGGTTCAGCGTGGCACCCGTTTCCTCCGTGCACCGGATTACGAAAAGCAAATCCGGGCTTTTCTGCCATCGGATTTGAAAAAAATACGGTTCCGCGTGGATCTTGCCACACAGGACCCGCGTCCCCTGAACCCCATTGCGGAATCGGAAAAAAGGATCCATATCTTCAACCCTTTAACCGGCAAAACATCGCCCGAACCTCTGAAGGATATTTACCGGTTTATTCCGGCTCGAGTTGTACATTTTCGGGTTTTTTCCATCAACCATTACGAGGACGAGGTATTGTCCAAGGCGGCGGAACAGTCCCTGGCGTTCCTTGAGGACAGTTCCCGGACCAATATCTGATCCACCAGGATACTCTATTTGCACATGGAACCGCAAGAAACGACAGACATCACACTTTTCGTGAGAACATCCGGAGAAGACATCGCACGATGGGACCGGCGCAAAATCGTTGATGCCCTGATTCGGGAGACCACAATCGACGTGGAGACGGCGGAAGGGATCAGCAAAGAAGTGGAACGACAAATCGTCGCATCCGGCATCGCACTCCTGACGACCAACCTGATCCGGGAAATGGTGGACGCGAAACTGATCGAACGGGGTCTGGAGGAGCAATGGCGGATGCACGCCCGGATCGGTTTCCCCCTTTATGACGTGAGACAGTTGATCCTCCACCAGAACAAGGAAAACGCCAACGTGCCGCACAGTCCCGAGGGAACGAACCTTGTCTTCGCTGAAGGCATCAAACGGGAATACGCCCTTTACGACGTGTTTTCACGGGATATCGGAGATGCCCATATTCTGGGAGACATTCATATTCACAGTTTGGGGTATGTGGATCGCCCCTACAGTTCTTGTCAGTCCTTGGAGTACATCAAGAAATTCGGTCTCGATCTTCCCTATTCCATGACTATTGCCAAGCCGGCAAAGCATGCGGAGGTTCTCCTCGCTCATATGGTTCGGTTCGGCGCCATTCTTCAAGGTCAGTTTGCCGCCAGTATCGCTTGGGATGCGGTCAATTTGCTCTTGGCACCCTATTTGGAAGGGAAAACCGAAAAGGAGGTCCGCCAGTTTGCCCAGATGTTGATTTACGAATTTTCGCAAATGACGGCCGCCAGGGGCGGACAGGCCATATTTACCGATATTCATCTGTACTGGGAAGTTCCCCGCCATTTTCGCAATGTGCCGGCCATCGGTCCCGGCGGGGAGTTCACGGGCAAGACTTACGGGCAGTACGGCGAAGATGCCCGGCGATTTGCTCTGGCTATCTTCGGAGTATTGAAAAAGGGGGACGCCATCGGCAGTCCTTTCATCTTTCCCCGGCCTTTTGTGCATATTACGGACGAATTTTTCCGGACGCCGGGGTACGAGCATTTTCTCCTCAAGGTCTGTGACGTCGCGTCGGACAAGGGGAATCCTTTTTTTCTTCTTGAGCGCGCCGAAGACGTACCGATGATGGTCTGCGGCACCCGGGGTTGTTTCGATCCCGGGGAAGGGGAAGGCCTGAATGCCTGGGAAATGCGGTGGGCGGCCATGCAAAATGTGACGCTCAACCTGCCGAGGGTGGCTTACAAGGCCAAAAGAAAAGATGTGGACCTTTATCGCCTGCTGGGGGAGCTGATGGATCTTGCGGCGAAAGCTCATCTTCAGAAGTGCAGCTTCATTACCAGTTTGCTTTCTTACGGAGAGGCCGGCCCTCTCGCGATTTTAGCGATGGAAAAGGATGGCACACCATATTTGCGTTTGGAAAGAACAAGCTGTCTCATAGGGGTACTCGGCCTGAATGAACTCGTTCAGATTCATGTCGGGAAACAACTTCACGAATCGGATGAAGCCGTGGCGTTGGGTTTGCGGGTTATTACTTTCCTCAAGGAAAAGGCAGAGCAACTCTCTCGGGCGCATGGCCTACGAATCATTCTTGAACAGTCTCACGCAGAAACCACGGCTTATCGCTTTGCCAAACTTGATTTGCGCTACTTTTCTCCGGAGGCGGGCCGGATTGTTAAGGGGGATTTGTCTAAAGGTGAAATTTTTTATACCAACTCCACTGATTTGAACGTGTCTTCCGTTTACGATCCCATGGACAGGCTGATATTGGAAGGCGCCTTCCATCCCCTTTTTGGAGGGGGGACGATTTCTCATCTATGGCTTGGAGAAATGGGGCCATCCGGGGCTGTGCTGGCGGATTTCATCGTCAAATTGTATCACCGGTCAAAATGTCGGACCGTCACTTTTTCACCGGACTTTACGATCTGTCCCGTTTGTCGCTCCGCCGTACGGGGGCTGCGGCAAAAATGCGATACTTGCCTCTCCGATGCCGTAGATTCTGTGTCCAGGATCACCCAATATTTCAGCAGAACATCGGGCTGGAACCGCGGTAAAATAGGAGAGCTGAAAGTGCGTTACCGTTATTCCTCTTCGGCATTTAATGGAGATAAGTTGTCGTTCTGACGTGAAATGATGTGGGAAATAATAATGAAACGCTCGTTATTGATAAAAAAAATCATACGATACGTTTTCCTGTTGATAGGAATATGCCTCCTTGGCTCCACGACGGCCAATGCAGAATTGACGATCGGGGATGAAAAAAAATTAGGTCAGCAATTTTACGATAGAATGCTTAATAAC
This genomic window from Deltaproteobacteria bacterium contains:
- a CDS encoding HD domain-containing protein, whose translation is MKMKHDEYPNIYKGIALIADPIYDYIVFTVPYSDGSFEKTEKDLIDSPWVQRLRRIYQLQSARWVYPSAEHTRFQHSLGTMHNAGEFGKKLYGSLKGVCKDTPSFHYIEELLRIAGLLHDVGHGPYGHFFDDHFLARYDLTHEDISQHIIVRKLGTLIRGVVRSPSGPFSPGEVLDPKQVAFLIRAPKDDQKGWPRWLVLLRQLFTGIYTVDNLDYVQRDAYMTGFSLDLVDTKRLLHYTFYSSDGLTLHQGGISALNRFLNARLNLYTNVYFHRTTRALDLHLQEIFLETMGLILSGNPLSDMDRYLACDEWFLFHETRNWLNDADIKKKRLGREWKKLFQREVKWKMSFSTEISIDKVQRGTRFLRAPDYEKQIRAFLPSDLKKIRFRVDLATQDPRPLNPIAESEKRIHIFNPLTGKTSPEPLKDIYRFIPARVVHFRVFSINHYEDEVLSKAAEQSLAFLEDSSRTNI
- the nrdD gene encoding anaerobic ribonucleoside-triphosphate reductase, with protein sequence MEPQETTDITLFVRTSGEDIARWDRRKIVDALIRETTIDVETAEGISKEVERQIVASGIALLTTNLIREMVDAKLIERGLEEQWRMHARIGFPLYDVRQLILHQNKENANVPHSPEGTNLVFAEGIKREYALYDVFSRDIGDAHILGDIHIHSLGYVDRPYSSCQSLEYIKKFGLDLPYSMTIAKPAKHAEVLLAHMVRFGAILQGQFAASIAWDAVNLLLAPYLEGKTEKEVRQFAQMLIYEFSQMTAARGGQAIFTDIHLYWEVPRHFRNVPAIGPGGEFTGKTYGQYGEDARRFALAIFGVLKKGDAIGSPFIFPRPFVHITDEFFRTPGYEHFLLKVCDVASDKGNPFFLLERAEDVPMMVCGTRGCFDPGEGEGLNAWEMRWAAMQNVTLNLPRVAYKAKRKDVDLYRLLGELMDLAAKAHLQKCSFITSLLSYGEAGPLAILAMEKDGTPYLRLERTSCLIGVLGLNELVQIHVGKQLHESDEAVALGLRVITFLKEKAEQLSRAHGLRIILEQSHAETTAYRFAKLDLRYFSPEAGRIVKGDLSKGEIFYTNSTDLNVSSVYDPMDRLILEGAFHPLFGGGTISHLWLGEMGPSGAVLADFIVKLYHRSKCRTVTFSPDFTICPVCRSAVRGLRQKCDTCLSDAVDSVSRITQYFSRTSGWNRGKIGELKVRYRYSSSAFNGDKLSF